A genomic stretch from Streptomyces sp. QL37 includes:
- the coaE gene encoding dephospho-CoA kinase translates to MLKVGLTGGIGAGKSEVSRLLARYGAVLIDADRIAREVVEPGTPGLTAVVEAFGRGILGPDGALNRPALGSIVFADPARLATLNAIVHPLVGARSAELERAAGPGAVVVHDVPLLTENGLAPVYDLVVVVDAEPGTQLDRLVRLRGMTESDARARMAAQATREERLAVADIVVDNDGPLEDLEPQVREVWSELTARAATG, encoded by the coding sequence ATGCTGAAAGTGGGCCTGACCGGCGGAATCGGCGCCGGCAAGAGCGAAGTGTCCCGGCTGCTCGCACGCTACGGAGCCGTACTGATCGACGCCGACCGGATCGCCCGTGAGGTCGTCGAGCCCGGCACCCCCGGGCTCACGGCCGTCGTAGAGGCGTTCGGTCGTGGAATCCTCGGCCCCGACGGGGCTCTGAACCGGCCGGCGCTCGGCTCGATCGTCTTCGCCGATCCCGCGCGGCTTGCCACGCTCAACGCCATCGTTCACCCGCTCGTCGGGGCCCGCTCCGCCGAGCTGGAACGGGCCGCCGGTCCCGGCGCGGTCGTCGTCCACGACGTCCCGCTGCTCACGGAGAACGGCCTCGCCCCGGTCTACGACCTCGTCGTGGTCGTCGACGCCGAGCCCGGCACCCAGCTCGACCGGCTCGTGCGGCTGCGCGGCATGACCGAGTCCGACGCCCGCGCCCGCATGGCGGCGCAGGCCACGCGCGAGGAGCGGCTGGCCGTCGCCGACATCGTCGTCGACAACGACGGCCCCCTGGAGGATCTGGAACCCCAGGTCCGCGAGGTCTGGTCGGAGCTCACCGCACGGGCCGCCACCGGCTGA
- a CDS encoding DoxX family protein yields MSETAAPTPLAAPNALSAPRRRVRSAALTGARAVLALFLGFSAVAKLIGHASAVESFDRMGWGSGAMYTIGALELAGALALLIPLLAGVAAIALAGLLAGASVVQLTLLDPPNAVMPALLIALVVLIARDRRERTRELFALLRGQGRTARTGQWTKL; encoded by the coding sequence ATGTCCGAAACCGCTGCTCCCACCCCGCTCGCCGCGCCGAACGCCCTCTCCGCGCCGCGCCGTCGCGTGCGCTCCGCCGCCCTGACCGGGGCACGCGCCGTCCTCGCGCTGTTCCTCGGCTTCAGCGCCGTGGCCAAGCTCATCGGCCATGCGTCGGCCGTCGAATCCTTCGACCGGATGGGCTGGGGCAGCGGTGCGATGTACACCATCGGAGCCCTGGAGCTGGCAGGCGCGCTGGCCCTGCTGATCCCGCTCCTCGCGGGAGTGGCCGCCATCGCCCTCGCCGGGCTGCTGGCCGGAGCGTCCGTCGTCCAGCTGACGCTGCTCGACCCCCCGAACGCGGTCATGCCCGCCCTGCTCATCGCCCTGGTCGTCCTCATCGCCCGGGACCGTCGGGAGCGGACCCGGGAGCTGTTCGCGCTGCTCCGGGGGCAGGGGCGGACGGCCCGCACCGGTCAGTGGACGAAGCTGTAG
- a CDS encoding SWIM zinc finger family protein, which yields MTPGGSPAARPGPDDLRRTFEAVPARASDAEGPFADSWWGRAWVDALQSLSMDEGRLARGRTYADGGHVAAVTVTPGRVIAYVHGSRPRPYRAELRLRTFSASDWDTFLDAVAARPGHLSALLDKEMPHSLVDTAGETGIRLLPAAGDLDPDCSCPDRGWPCKHVAALCFQTARLLDSDPFVLLLMRGRGERELLEELGRRNAEHSARERPEAPAMPSVAAHEALADRFLPPLPAPLPVPPHPGEPPSYPELPGARDPLGLDHLATDAAARAHTMLTTGEDPLAGLSTWQDAVRIAASRPTAGLTATTRALYRELAYATGRSTTDLARAVAAWRQGGAEGLAVLETPWDPPAGPFDRARPALAAADHPRFQPWRNHLTNAGGTLQLRFGHDSRWYGYESEPGEEDWWPRATPDPDPVAALTALRG from the coding sequence ATGACCCCCGGTGGGAGCCCCGCTGCCCGACCCGGCCCCGACGACCTGCGGCGCACCTTCGAAGCGGTGCCCGCCCGCGCCTCCGACGCCGAAGGGCCCTTCGCGGACAGCTGGTGGGGCCGCGCCTGGGTGGACGCCCTGCAGTCCCTGTCGATGGACGAGGGGCGTCTCGCCCGCGGCCGTACGTACGCCGACGGAGGCCATGTCGCCGCGGTCACCGTCACCCCGGGCCGGGTCATCGCCTACGTCCACGGCAGCCGCCCCCGCCCCTACCGCGCGGAGCTGCGCCTGCGGACGTTCTCGGCGTCCGACTGGGACACCTTCCTGGACGCCGTCGCGGCCAGGCCCGGGCATCTGTCCGCGCTCCTGGACAAGGAGATGCCGCACTCCCTGGTCGACACGGCGGGCGAGACCGGGATCCGGCTGCTGCCCGCCGCCGGGGATCTGGACCCGGACTGCTCCTGCCCTGACCGCGGCTGGCCCTGCAAGCACGTGGCGGCGCTCTGCTTCCAGACGGCACGGCTGCTGGACAGCGACCCGTTCGTCCTCCTGCTGATGCGCGGCCGGGGCGAGCGTGAGCTCCTCGAAGAGCTGGGCCGGCGCAACGCCGAGCACTCCGCGCGCGAACGCCCCGAGGCCCCCGCCATGCCCTCGGTCGCGGCCCACGAGGCCCTCGCCGACCGCTTCCTGCCGCCGCTGCCCGCCCCCCTGCCCGTGCCGCCCCACCCGGGGGAGCCGCCGTCCTACCCGGAGCTGCCCGGCGCGCGCGACCCGCTCGGCCTCGATCACCTCGCCACGGACGCGGCCGCCCGCGCCCATACGATGCTCACCACCGGGGAGGACCCGCTCGCTGGGCTCAGCACCTGGCAGGACGCCGTCCGGATCGCCGCCTCCCGCCCCACCGCCGGGCTCACCGCCACGACCCGGGCGCTGTACCGGGAGCTGGCTTACGCCACCGGCCGCAGCACGACGGACCTCGCCCGGGCCGTCGCCGCGTGGCGGCAGGGCGGTGCGGAGGGGCTGGCGGTGCTGGAAACCCCGTGGGACCCGCCGGCCGGCCCGTTCGACCGGGCACGGCCCGCCCTCGCCGCGGCCGACCACCCGCGCTTCCAGCCCTGGCGCAACCACCTGACCAACGCAGGCGGCACCCTCCAGCTCCGCTTCGGCCACGACAGCCGCTGGTACGGCTACGAATCCGAGCCGGGCGAGGAGGACTGGTGGCCCCGCGCGACGCCGGACCCCGACCCGGTCGCCGCCCTCACGGCGCTGCGGGGCTGA
- a CDS encoding DEAD/DEAH box helicase, with amino-acid sequence MTRREQDVTVDRLLRCAAVFLPAALPRDGRIAFWDPEGAVGLPGPGMALPTADACTFTELTVVVRHGTDGARSRTVPAIALPVGDAVPLLARARHRAAAHPATRAWGAAALHALTLVARGRLLPGLTADDQDAWRAGPRDAEDIAHLRAVAASMPPEGHAVPLDGTPLRVPEPRALLGAFLDAVADTLPRTPAAAHAMGAPFAAPGGQHLPDARAWAVEVAAGLDAGVRVSLRLDLSAYDLFDSSGQDAGDEETPSAPAASRHAAAAITQVHSLADPTYVTDAATLWSGGAGEPFGPRARIDAVLALRRAARVWPPLERLLDQSVPDVLAVTEDELHELIGPAGARLAAAGVALHWPRELARSLTATAVVRPAPGSATDGTSFFDAEQLFAFDWQLSLGDDRLTEAEMDTLAEAHRPVVRLRDQWVVVDPALVRKARKRELGLLDPVDALAVALTGSAEVDGEHVEAVPAGALAALRTRILDEDATLPAPPGLDATLRDYQLRGLAWLDRMTSLGLGGCLADDMGLGKTITVIALHLHRARAAPTLVVCPASLLGNWHREINRFAPGVPVRRFHGTARDLGGSDGGFVLTTYGTMRSSAEQLAGHTWGLVVADEAQHVKNPHSSTARALRTIPAPARVALTGTPVENNLSELWALLDWTTPGLLGPLKAFRSRHARIVENTGTAAGLGNEEAVERLSRLVRPFLLRRKKSDPGIAPELPPKTETDHPVFLTREQATLYEAAVRETMAFIEQSEGIARRGLIMKLLGSLKQICNHPAQYLKEEPTRLPGRSGKLALLDELLDTILSEDGSVLIFTQYVSMARLLAAHLASRAIPSQLLHGGTPVPERERMVDSFQSGEVPVFLLSLKAAGTGLNLTRAAHVIHYDRWWNPAVEEQATDRAYRIGQTQPVQVHRLIAEGTVEDRISELLRSKRALADAVLGSGEAALTELSDRDLADLVSLRRTS; translated from the coding sequence ATGACGCGGCGGGAACAGGACGTCACGGTCGACCGGCTGCTGCGGTGCGCGGCTGTCTTCCTGCCGGCAGCGCTGCCCAGGGACGGCCGGATCGCCTTCTGGGACCCCGAAGGAGCCGTCGGCCTCCCGGGCCCCGGCATGGCGCTCCCCACCGCCGACGCGTGCACCTTCACCGAGCTCACGGTCGTCGTCCGGCACGGCACGGACGGGGCCCGCTCCCGCACCGTGCCCGCCATCGCCCTTCCCGTCGGGGACGCGGTGCCCCTGCTCGCGCGCGCCAGGCACCGCGCCGCCGCACACCCCGCCACCCGTGCCTGGGGAGCGGCGGCCCTGCACGCCCTCACCCTCGTGGCGCGGGGCAGGCTCCTGCCCGGACTGACCGCCGACGACCAGGACGCCTGGCGGGCAGGACCGCGCGACGCGGAGGACATCGCCCACCTCCGGGCCGTCGCCGCCTCGATGCCTCCGGAGGGACACGCCGTCCCGCTGGACGGCACGCCCCTGCGTGTCCCCGAACCCCGTGCGCTGCTCGGCGCCTTCCTCGACGCCGTCGCCGACACCCTGCCCCGGACCCCCGCCGCCGCCCACGCCATGGGAGCGCCGTTCGCCGCCCCCGGCGGACAGCACCTGCCGGACGCCCGCGCCTGGGCCGTCGAGGTGGCCGCAGGACTCGACGCGGGGGTGCGCGTCTCTCTCCGGCTCGACCTCTCCGCGTACGACCTGTTCGATTCCTCAGGGCAGGACGCCGGGGACGAGGAGACGCCCAGCGCCCCGGCCGCCTCGCGCCATGCCGCCGCCGCCATCACCCAGGTGCACAGCCTGGCCGACCCGACGTACGTCACCGACGCGGCCACACTGTGGAGCGGCGGGGCGGGCGAGCCGTTCGGGCCGAGGGCCCGGATCGACGCCGTGCTCGCGCTGCGCCGTGCCGCCCGCGTCTGGCCGCCCCTCGAACGGCTGCTGGACCAGTCCGTCCCCGACGTGCTCGCCGTCACCGAGGACGAGCTCCACGAGCTGATCGGCCCGGCCGGAGCGAGGCTGGCGGCGGCGGGGGTGGCGCTCCACTGGCCCCGGGAGCTCGCCCGCTCGCTCACCGCGACGGCCGTCGTCCGCCCGGCGCCCGGGTCGGCCACCGACGGCACCTCCTTCTTCGACGCCGAGCAGCTCTTCGCCTTCGACTGGCAGCTCTCCCTGGGCGACGACCGGCTCACCGAGGCCGAGATGGACACCCTGGCCGAGGCGCACCGGCCGGTCGTGCGGCTGCGCGACCAGTGGGTCGTCGTGGATCCCGCGCTCGTCCGCAAGGCACGTAAGCGGGAGCTCGGTCTCCTCGACCCGGTGGACGCGCTCGCCGTCGCGCTCACGGGCAGCGCCGAGGTCGACGGCGAACACGTCGAGGCCGTCCCGGCCGGGGCCCTCGCCGCGCTCCGCACGCGCATCCTGGACGAGGACGCCACCCTCCCGGCGCCGCCCGGTCTCGACGCCACCCTGCGCGACTACCAACTCCGCGGCCTGGCCTGGCTTGACCGCATGACGTCGCTCGGCCTGGGCGGCTGTCTCGCCGACGACATGGGCCTGGGCAAGACGATCACCGTCATCGCGCTCCATCTGCACCGCGCGCGTGCCGCGCCCACGCTGGTGGTCTGTCCCGCCTCCCTCCTCGGCAACTGGCACCGCGAGATCAACCGGTTCGCACCCGGCGTCCCCGTGCGCCGCTTCCACGGCACCGCACGCGACCTCGGCGGCTCCGACGGCGGCTTCGTCCTCACGACGTACGGCACGATGCGCTCCAGCGCCGAGCAACTCGCCGGGCACACCTGGGGGCTCGTCGTCGCCGACGAGGCGCAGCACGTGAAGAATCCGCACTCCTCGACCGCCAGGGCCCTGCGCACCATCCCCGCCCCGGCCCGTGTCGCCCTGACCGGCACCCCTGTCGAGAACAACCTCTCCGAGCTGTGGGCGCTGCTCGACTGGACCACCCCGGGCCTGCTCGGCCCGCTCAAGGCGTTCCGCTCCAGGCACGCCAGGATCGTCGAGAACACCGGCACCGCCGCCGGCCTGGGCAACGAGGAGGCCGTCGAGCGGCTCTCCCGGCTGGTCCGGCCCTTCCTGCTGCGCCGCAAGAAGTCCGACCCGGGTATCGCGCCCGAGCTTCCGCCCAAGACCGAGACCGACCACCCCGTCTTCCTCACCCGGGAACAGGCCACGCTCTACGAGGCGGCCGTCCGCGAGACGATGGCGTTCATCGAGCAGTCGGAAGGCATCGCCCGCCGCGGCCTGATCATGAAGCTCCTGGGCTCGCTCAAGCAGATCTGCAACCACCCCGCGCAGTATCTGAAGGAGGAGCCGACCCGGCTCCCGGGGCGCTCCGGCAAGCTCGCCCTGCTCGACGAGCTCCTCGACACGATCCTGTCCGAGGACGGCTCCGTCCTGATCTTCACCCAGTACGTGTCGATGGCCAGGCTCCTCGCCGCCCACCTCGCCTCCCGCGCGATCCCCTCCCAGCTGCTGCACGGCGGCACCCCGGTGCCCGAGCGGGAGCGGATGGTGGACAGCTTCCAGTCCGGCGAGGTCCCCGTCTTCCTGCTCTCCCTCAAAGCGGCGGGCACCGGCCTCAATCTCACCCGGGCCGCCCACGTCATCCACTACGACCGGTGGTGGAACCCGGCCGTCGAGGAGCAGGCCACCGACCGTGCGTACCGCATCGGCCAGACCCAGCCCGTGCAGGTGCACCGGCTGATCGCCGAGGGCACCGTCGAGGACCGGATCAGCGAGCTGCTCCGGTCCAAGCGGGCCCTCGCCGACGCGGTGCTCGGTTCCGGCGAGGCCGCCCTGACCGAGCTCAGCGACCGTGACCTGGCCGACCTCGTCTCACTCCGGAGGACGTCATGA
- a CDS encoding DUF6343 family protein, which produces MRTGSEPSTARSPLRMRLWLSLWGMLWAAFGLAAFVATGRAGWATACGVLLVVTVTDFCVVVRHMRQGPRYQPGRDVPPYEPDRGGRGRYGR; this is translated from the coding sequence ATGCGTACCGGAAGTGAACCGTCCACCGCACGGAGCCCTCTGCGGATGCGGCTCTGGCTGAGTCTCTGGGGCATGCTCTGGGCCGCGTTCGGTCTGGCGGCCTTCGTGGCGACCGGCCGCGCCGGCTGGGCGACGGCCTGCGGTGTGCTGCTGGTGGTCACGGTCACGGACTTCTGCGTGGTCGTCCGCCACATGCGGCAGGGCCCGCGCTATCAGCCGGGCCGGGACGTCCCTCCGTACGAACCCGACCGCGGCGGACGGGGCCGGTACGGGCGCTGA
- a CDS encoding slipin family protein, whose amino-acid sequence MVQVLVIVLVAVLAGGLLYGMAAARVVKQYERGVVLRLGRLHDAVRPPGFTMIVPGVDRLRKVNMQIVTMPVPAQDGITRDNVTVRVDAVIYFKVVDPASAVIQVEDYRFAVSQMAQTSLRSIIGKSDLDDLLSDREKLNQGLELMIDSPAVGWGVQIDRVEIKDVSLPETMKRSMARQAEADRERRARVINADAELQASKKLAQAAQQMSTQPAALQLRLLQTVVAVAAEKNSTLVLPFPVELLRFLERAQQGQGQGQGQEAPVGAGQPAPEQPADPSTADAPLVDPSVTEQPFTDRPLPDAPLTDAGAEPDGVPEFDPEALPELDPEEAPGRSRTRPFSRH is encoded by the coding sequence ATGGTCCAGGTGCTGGTGATCGTATTGGTGGCCGTGCTCGCGGGCGGTCTGCTCTATGGCATGGCCGCGGCCCGGGTGGTCAAGCAGTACGAACGGGGTGTCGTGCTCCGGCTCGGCCGGCTCCACGACGCGGTGCGTCCGCCGGGCTTCACCATGATCGTCCCGGGTGTCGACCGCCTCCGTAAGGTCAACATGCAGATCGTGACGATGCCCGTGCCCGCCCAGGACGGGATCACGCGCGACAACGTCACGGTGCGGGTGGACGCAGTCATCTACTTCAAGGTCGTGGACCCGGCGAGCGCGGTGATTCAGGTGGAGGACTACCGGTTCGCGGTCTCCCAGATGGCGCAGACCTCCCTCCGGTCGATCATCGGTAAGAGCGACCTGGACGACCTGCTGTCCGACCGCGAGAAGCTGAACCAGGGTCTTGAACTGATGATCGACAGCCCCGCGGTGGGCTGGGGTGTGCAGATCGACCGGGTCGAGATCAAGGACGTGTCGCTGCCGGAGACGATGAAGCGGTCCATGGCCAGGCAGGCCGAGGCCGACCGTGAGCGGCGAGCGAGGGTCATCAACGCGGACGCGGAGCTGCAGGCGTCGAAGAAGCTCGCCCAGGCGGCGCAGCAGATGTCGACCCAGCCGGCGGCTCTCCAGCTGAGGCTGCTGCAGACGGTGGTCGCGGTCGCTGCCGAGAAGAACTCCACACTGGTCCTGCCCTTCCCGGTGGAGCTCCTCCGCTTCCTGGAACGCGCACAGCAGGGGCAGGGGCAGGGGCAGGGGCAGGAGGCGCCCGTGGGAGCCGGGCAGCCGGCCCCGGAGCAGCCCGCGGACCCGTCCACCGCGGACGCGCCCCTCGTGGATCCCTCGGTCACGGAGCAGCCCTTCACGGACCGGCCTCTCCCGGACGCCCCTCTCACGGACGCGGGCGCGGAGCCCGACGGGGTCCCGGAATTCGACCCGGAGGCGCTCCCGGAGCTCGATCCGGAGGAGGCGCCCGGCCGCTCCCGGACCAGGCCCTTCAGCCGTCACTGA
- a CDS encoding class I SAM-dependent methyltransferase, with protein sequence MGGQLVREGHTGTGPGAITPDGCAVELYARLSVGSEPEVIASVLRPGASVLELGCGAGRVTHPLVALGFDVTAVDESAQMLERVRGARTVRSPIEALELGEERFDAVVLGSFLVHTSDHRVREGLLGTCRRHVKDDGVVLVQREGAGYHSDVPREREDRAAGCTIRILSSDPVGDGVDEVRVEYVFEDARWTQTFRSRELSVERFEAHLEEAGLAVGRYLTPDGTWVLARPRQT encoded by the coding sequence ATGGGCGGACAACTGGTACGTGAGGGACACACGGGGACGGGGCCGGGCGCGATCACACCGGACGGCTGCGCGGTCGAGCTGTACGCGCGCTTGTCCGTCGGCAGCGAACCCGAGGTGATCGCCTCGGTATTGCGTCCGGGAGCGAGCGTGCTCGAACTGGGATGCGGAGCCGGCCGGGTGACGCATCCCCTGGTGGCCCTGGGCTTCGACGTGACCGCGGTGGACGAGTCGGCGCAGATGCTGGAGCGGGTCCGGGGCGCCCGCACGGTCCGGAGTCCCATCGAGGCGCTGGAGCTCGGCGAGGAGCGGTTCGACGCCGTGGTGCTCGGGTCGTTCCTGGTGCACACGAGCGATCACCGGGTCAGGGAAGGGCTCCTCGGGACCTGCCGCAGGCATGTGAAGGACGACGGAGTCGTGCTCGTCCAGCGGGAAGGAGCCGGTTACCACTCCGATGTGCCCCGGGAGAGGGAGGACCGGGCGGCGGGCTGCACCATCCGGATCCTCTCGTCGGACCCCGTCGGCGACGGGGTGGACGAGGTGCGCGTGGAGTATGTCTTCGAGGACGCCCGGTGGACGCAGACCTTCCGGTCGCGGGAGCTGTCCGTGGAGCGGTTCGAGGCGCATCTGGAGGAGGCCGGGCTCGCAGTCGGCCGCTATCTCACCCCGGACGGCACCTGGGTGCTGGCGCGCCCCCGGCAAACCTGA
- a CDS encoding tetratricopeptide repeat protein produces the protein MAESNPETHVIDFRAAEQLLAARDPRGAVKLLDSVIAAHPENTAARLLRARAFFAAAQLRPAELEFELVLEREPDNAFAHFALARTFQRAGRPEQATRHFRLAAALDPKPEYLRAARFDEPS, from the coding sequence GTGGCCGAAAGCAACCCGGAAACGCATGTCATCGACTTCCGCGCGGCGGAGCAGCTCCTCGCGGCACGTGATCCGCGGGGTGCGGTCAAGCTGCTCGACTCGGTGATAGCGGCCCACCCGGAGAACACGGCTGCCCGGCTGCTGCGTGCCAGGGCCTTCTTCGCCGCCGCTCAACTGCGCCCGGCCGAGCTGGAGTTCGAGCTGGTCCTGGAGCGTGAGCCGGACAACGCCTTCGCGCACTTCGCCCTGGCCCGCACCTTCCAGCGCGCCGGCCGGCCCGAACAGGCCACCCGCCACTTCCGGCTGGCCGCCGCACTCGACCCGAAACCGGAGTACCTGCGGGCGGCGCGCTTCGACGAACCCTCCTGA
- a CDS encoding PAC2 family protein, producing the protein MPDPQSLYEWEPKGLAVVDMALAQESAGLVMLYHFDGYIDAGETGEQIVDGLLETLPHQTVARFDHDRLVDYRARRPLLTFRRDRYTAFEAPTLDVKVVQDATGAPFLLLSGPEPDVEWERFAAAVEQIVERLGVRLAVSFHGIPMGVPHTRPVGLTPHGNRTDLMPGHRSPFDEAQVPGSAEALVEYRLMEAGHDVLGVAAHVPHYVARSAYPDAALTALEAVTAATGLVLPSVAHTLRTEAHRTQTEIDRQVGQGDEELVSLVEGLEHQYDAIAGSETRGNLVAEPADLPSADEIGREFERFLAEREGDS; encoded by the coding sequence GTGCCTGATCCGCAGAGTTTGTACGAATGGGAGCCGAAGGGCCTGGCCGTCGTCGACATGGCGCTCGCCCAGGAGTCGGCCGGCCTGGTCATGCTCTACCACTTCGACGGCTACATCGACGCGGGCGAGACCGGCGAGCAGATCGTCGACGGCCTGCTCGAGACGCTGCCCCATCAGACCGTGGCCCGCTTCGACCACGACCGGCTCGTCGACTACCGGGCACGCCGCCCCCTGCTGACCTTCAGGCGTGACCGGTACACGGCGTTCGAGGCGCCCACCCTGGACGTGAAGGTCGTCCAGGACGCCACGGGCGCACCGTTCCTGCTGCTCTCCGGGCCGGAGCCCGACGTCGAGTGGGAGAGGTTCGCCGCCGCCGTGGAACAGATCGTGGAGCGGCTCGGCGTGCGCCTCGCCGTCAGCTTCCACGGCATCCCCATGGGCGTTCCGCACACCCGCCCGGTCGGCCTCACCCCGCACGGCAACCGCACCGACCTGATGCCCGGACACCGCAGCCCCTTCGACGAGGCGCAGGTCCCCGGCTCCGCCGAGGCGCTCGTGGAGTACCGGCTGATGGAGGCCGGGCACGACGTCCTCGGCGTAGCGGCCCATGTGCCGCACTACGTCGCCCGGTCCGCCTACCCGGATGCCGCGCTCACCGCCCTGGAGGCGGTCACCGCGGCGACCGGGCTGGTCCTGCCGAGCGTCGCGCACACGCTGCGTACAGAGGCGCACCGCACCCAGACCGAGATCGACAGGCAGGTCGGCCAGGGTGACGAGGAGCTCGTCTCGCTCGTCGAAGGTCTGGAGCACCAGTACGACGCGATCGCGGGTTCCGAAACCCGGGGCAACCTCGTCGCGGAGCCGGCCGACCTGCCGTCGGCGGACGAGATCGGCCGCGAATTCGAGCGTTTCCTCGCGGAACGCGAGGGCGATTCCTGA
- a CDS encoding HXXEE domain-containing protein, whose translation MAGKPVPGAVTWGLFAAWAVHDAEELATMARWAAKAGPRLQERFPQVPDAVWRRMELSQREVNTAIGLMAGVVAAAAAAGARTGGRSPFFGTVLFGFGLHGAVHLAQSAAYRGYTPGVVTAPLVVIPYSVWAVRRLAAAGVPVGGGRSAAAGLALFPVVAGGVQGLARLLNRR comes from the coding sequence ATGGCCGGGAAGCCGGTGCCGGGCGCGGTGACCTGGGGGCTGTTCGCCGCATGGGCGGTGCACGACGCGGAGGAGCTGGCCACCATGGCCCGGTGGGCCGCGAAGGCCGGGCCCCGTCTCCAGGAGCGCTTCCCGCAGGTGCCGGACGCGGTGTGGCGGCGGATGGAGCTCTCGCAGCGTGAGGTGAACACCGCCATCGGCCTGATGGCCGGGGTGGTCGCCGCGGCTGCGGCGGCCGGTGCGCGCACGGGAGGCCGCAGCCCCTTCTTCGGGACCGTCCTCTTCGGGTTCGGGCTGCACGGGGCGGTCCACCTGGCGCAGTCCGCCGCCTACCGCGGGTACACCCCAGGCGTCGTCACCGCCCCGCTGGTCGTCATCCCGTACTCCGTCTGGGCCGTGCGACGGCTGGCGGCGGCCGGTGTGCCCGTCGGGGGAGGACGTTCGGCCGCCGCGGGCCTGGCCCTGTTCCCGGTCGTCGCCGGCGGGGTGCAGGGGCTCGCCCGGCTGCTGAACAGGCGCTGA
- a CDS encoding FAD-dependent oxidoreductase: MFATMGALGLAPTAAAAAREPAFRAPSPGDFSLKGRAAAKVVVVGGGIAGLAAAYELGKAGYDCTVLEARGRTGGRNFTVRGGDTTTDTYGNRQTARFSDGQYMNAGPGRIPQWMVTLDYCRELGVPVEVFTNENANAYLFNEKAGMKAPVRYRTAKADMYGYVAELLAKAGDKGALDRQITADDQERLLEFLKDFGDIGDTLDYTGSPRRGYRVDPAAAGTPGEQLGSVPTASEVFASGVGRYFSFEFEYDQAMLMFQPVGGMDRIPAALTRAVGERRVRTGAAVTDITDTAHGVSVTYTQAGRTRRIEADYCIAALPPNILAKTSHNLGPAVQSALEACKPSSAGKIGLEYRSRWWETDHRIFGGITETDMDLSHIWYPSHGHLGERGTIIGYYNTGANADAYAALAPREREARAVAQGVKIHGERYRTELATSFSHHWRQTPYLETSWHSLSGGPDAPAFAPLNSPAGHVYFAGDHLSHTDAWQHGAFTSARKAVTALHSRVLA; encoded by the coding sequence ATGTTCGCCACGATGGGCGCCCTCGGACTCGCACCCACCGCGGCCGCGGCGGCCCGCGAACCCGCCTTCCGCGCCCCGAGCCCGGGCGACTTCTCGCTGAAGGGCAGGGCCGCCGCCAAGGTCGTGGTCGTCGGCGGAGGCATCGCCGGCCTCGCCGCCGCGTACGAACTGGGCAAGGCCGGCTACGACTGTACGGTCCTGGAGGCCCGCGGCCGCACCGGCGGGCGCAACTTCACCGTCCGGGGCGGCGACACGACCACCGACACCTACGGCAACAGGCAGACCGCCCGCTTCAGCGACGGCCAGTACATGAACGCCGGGCCCGGCCGGATCCCGCAGTGGATGGTCACCCTCGACTACTGCCGGGAACTCGGCGTCCCCGTCGAGGTGTTCACCAACGAGAACGCCAACGCCTACCTCTTCAACGAGAAGGCCGGCATGAAGGCGCCGGTGCGCTACCGGACCGCCAAGGCCGACATGTACGGCTACGTCGCCGAACTCCTGGCCAAGGCCGGCGACAAGGGCGCTCTCGACCGGCAGATCACCGCCGACGACCAGGAGCGGCTCCTGGAGTTCCTCAAGGACTTCGGCGACATCGGCGACACGCTCGACTACACGGGCAGCCCCCGGCGCGGTTACCGCGTCGACCCGGCCGCCGCCGGGACCCCGGGAGAGCAACTCGGCTCCGTGCCCACCGCGTCCGAGGTCTTCGCCAGCGGCGTCGGCCGCTACTTCTCCTTCGAATTCGAGTACGACCAGGCGATGCTGATGTTCCAGCCGGTGGGCGGCATGGACCGGATACCCGCGGCGCTCACCCGGGCGGTGGGCGAGCGGCGTGTCCGGACCGGAGCGGCCGTCACCGACATCACGGACACGGCGCACGGTGTCTCCGTCACCTACACCCAGGCGGGCCGCACCCGCCGCATCGAGGCGGACTACTGCATCGCCGCGCTCCCGCCCAACATCCTGGCCAAGACGTCCCACAACCTCGGCCCGGCCGTCCAGAGCGCCCTGGAAGCCTGCAAGCCGTCCTCGGCGGGCAAGATCGGGCTGGAGTACAGGAGCCGCTGGTGGGAGACCGACCACCGGATCTTCGGGGGCATCACCGAGACGGACATGGACCTCTCCCACATCTGGTACCCGTCCCACGGACACCTCGGCGAACGCGGCACCATCATCGGCTACTACAACACCGGTGCGAACGCCGACGCCTACGCCGCCCTCGCGCCGCGCGAGAGAGAAGCGCGGGCGGTCGCGCAGGGCGTGAAGATCCACGGTGAGAGGTACCGCACGGAACTCGCCACGTCGTTCTCCCACCACTGGCGCCAGACCCCGTACCTCGAGACCTCCTGGCACTCCCTTTCCGGCGGGCCCGACGCCCCCGCCTTCGCGCCGCTCAACAGCCCCGCCGGGCATGTGTACTTCGCCGGCGACCACCTCAGCCACACCGACGCCTGGCAGCACGGGGCGTTCACCTCGGCACGGAAGGCGGTCACGGCGCTGCACAGCCGGGTCCTCGCATAA